GGCTGATGCCCTAGCCATTGCTCAACATCATGATGCTGTCAGTGGTACTTCAAAGCAACATGTTGCTGATGATTATGCCAAACGACTGTTCATAGGTTACAAGCAGGTGAGTTTGCTCCGAACTCCTGGGAAAAGCTTGTAATTGCTATGGATTCTGTCAACTTGTATTTCAAATGATTATAATTACCAAAAACTATTCGCAGGCTGAGGATTTAGTGTCTAATTCACTTGCGTGTATGGTGGAATCGGCTTCAGCATCTGGATGCAAGAATCCTCGGATAAATTTCAAGCAGGCAGACAATTGGAACCCATTCTTTTCTTTAATAGGCTTTCTTCATATTGAGTTTGCATTTGTCTTTAATAAGCTCTACCCTCATGTTCTCCCCCCAGTCATCCTATCCTACTACTGTTGAATGCATTATTGCATCTGATGATTGAGTTCATTCATGCACATTCAAGTTGGTGTCCTGGATTGGCTTCATTATACTCTTCTTATGTTGCACAACTCAATTCCAAAGCAAGCAGTTTAggcatttaattttttatttttctgaattAACTCTTTTGTTGCTCTATTCTCTTCCAGTGCCCATTGTTGAATATAAGTTATTGTCCTCCAACAGAAGCTGATCTTGCTCCAGGCAAGAATTTAGTGAGTAGTCTATTTTCAATATCTTTTCATACTTTTGAAAACCTTCACATTAAGCTTCTGTAGGGTGGGAAGTGAGGAACACTACCTGAGCTCTAACTAAAACAACGAACAGATTTTCAAATCATTATTTCCACTTATGTAGGTGGTTGTCGTGTACAATGCTCTTGGGTGGAAAAGAACAGATGTTGTCAGAATCCCTGTGAGTAATTTGATCTTTTCCTTTCCCAGAACGTTATGCATTTTAAACAACTTACCTGCTTCTTTGGTTCTCATTCTCCGTGCACAAAAATATATCCTCTCATTTAACTATTGAGCAACAGCATCAGGTGTATGTCAGTATTTAAGAGTTCGTTAGATCTCAATCGTTCACCCtataatctcaactcatgcACAAAAgcatatacttaattaatcagtATCAGTTGACCTATCTGAACtaaacatacaacaacaacaacaccctaaACATAGAAGAAGTATATTTATATGTTAGGTATCAAGAGTTATTAAGACATGCTGAAAATGACGTCAGTTTGTGGCATAGTCTCATCAATCTCCTAGAATGATCTTTACATGTTGAATGAGATAACattagcaaaaaaaaaagtctCGAGTTGAGACTAGGGTAAACATGGGATTTATCTTTCAAAGGGGCCAACACCAAAATTCCGAGGTGCTTATCTTTAGATTTTTAAGAATTCCCATGGTACCAAAAGAACAGCGTTTAAAAATGCCTCAAGGCTTAGTTTAATTGGCAAAGTTTGAGGGACTTGTGGCTTAGGTCTCGTTTAAACCTAGCATAtaagtggagaagggtagagTGGCCCCATTATCTCCAAGTTTCAAAGGCTGCGGTTGGTCCTAACTCCTAAGGGTTGGCTCCAGAACGAATTTTGGGAAATGAACTAGTTGGGTTCAAATTTTAGAAGAATAATCATGCTATCACAGTTTTCCCTTCAGAGCActtcatttttctttatttcttcgtTCAGTATTATGAAATTTGTCTTGTTGTTCcaaatgaagagaagaaattactagaaaaatatatttgaagtaGAAGTGGTAAACtagaaattaaaacttgatacaATTATTTGGCACAAAATTACCATTTCCTTATCTTTTGTGTGCTGGTTGTTTGTAGATAATTGTCCTAATTTTTTTGCCACTTTTGATAATGTTTATGCATAAAATGGATAACTCATCATTTATCACTGACATCTCTGTTCATCCTTTACATAAATTTTGGACAGGTTGTCAATAAGAATGTCATCGTTCAGGATTCCACTGGAAAAGAAATTGAATCACAGCTTCTTCCAATTGTTAAAGCTTCAATAGCAATAAGGAACTACTATGCTACAGCATATGTTGGTGAATCCCCTACATCAAGCCCCAAGTACTGGCTTGTGTTTACAGCTACTGTTCCACCTTTGGGCTTTAGCTCCTATGTTATAACAAGCGGTAAACAAGCAGGTTAGACATCTGATTGGTATATCATGAAAGTTAACATGCAAGCTGGTGATCTTAATAGTTTCCTGTTCTTCAGCATCTAAATGGCATATCACAAAAAATTTACATTCAAACTGATGATTGTAATTGTCTCCAGTTGTTCAGAGGGCTGATAAATTAAATCTCTTCTTGTATACATTACACATGCAGTTGCTGCTTCAATACCACAGACGTTCTACAAAACTGATGGAAGTCAAAGTGGTGCTGTAGAAGTGGGGCCAGGGAACTTGAAACTGTTATATTCTGCAAATGGGGGAAAGTTTACTCAATATTTTAATAAGAGAAACCAGGTAATTTTTTGGCCAGCCACTAGATGTTTGTCCTATTTCAAATGGTTGTTGTCTGTTGTTTGAAACCTTTTCTGTTCCTCTACAATAACCAGCAATGCAGATTTGGACATTCACATGACATAATTTTATAGTTTTGCTAGATGTTGGCTTATGGCTTGCCTTCTTCTCACTTCCGATCCAACATCAGCCCTTTCTTAGCTTCCCTTGCTTACACTAGAAGATACTGATGatggaaatatttttttatattgtgTGTGAAGGTTAGAAGCTCTCTGGAGCAATCATTCAGTTATTATTCTGCAGATGATGGGAGCAAGGATGATTATAAAGACATTCAGGTAGTAGAATCTGATGATTCAGTACTGTTCTTATTATCTCATTTCATACACACATAAGCTAAAATGTTTATCCTGATTTTTCAAGGCCTCTGGAGCATATGTGTTTCGCCCAAATGGCTCATTCCCCATCCACCCTGAGGGGAAGGTAAGCAAGGCCCtataaaacatcaaatttgCTCCATATAATTTGGCAGTAATTAACTAAAAGATGTTTATTCTTGATCAGGTTCCAGTTACCATTCTACGAGGTCCGCTGCTAGATgaagttcatcaaaatattaattcaTGGATATATCAGGTTGTTACATTAATCAATATCGAAGAGCTTTTACAGACTTATCGCTATACTTGTTCTCTTTGTCCTATTCACAGAAGTACAATGAAAGAGCAAAGACGACATTTGATGCATTGAGCCTTTTAAAAAGTATAATGGAAGTAGTTATAGTATCTGAAATATGCATATACATTCTGGATGTGATCGCATTGAATTGTCTAGGAGCATCGGGTTGCAATATTTCCTTATAGtatgaaaattaaatttgtgtTCCGCTCGCTTAATCTATCTCTCTGGATATTCTACTTGGTAAACGTTAAAAATTATCTGGTCAAGTGAACAATATCTTACTCTCATGATAGACAAACAATTTGAGAACAAATTTAACCATGTTTTCCACACAATTTAACATGTAAATGAGCAGATCACTAGAGTGTACAAGGAAAAGGAGCACATTGAAGTTGAGTTCACTGTAAGTTAAATCTCATTTGCTTCACCTGTATTGTCTCCCTTACTGGTGGAGATAAGATATCCAAATGCTTCAAATGGCTAAGCTTTCAAAGGTCCAGTGATTAAGCAGTCCTGAATGCAGGTTGGCCCCATACCTATTGACAATGGAATTGGGAAAGAGCTGGTGACTCAGATTCAAACCGACATCAAAAGCAACAAAACATTTTACACCGACTCTAATGGACGTGATTTCCTCAAAAGGGtgagttgaattttctctcTCTAGCTTAATAGTCTTTAGAAAATGACATATTTTGTTCCATTTATATCTGCAGATTCGGGATTATAGAGCTGATTGGGATCTTCAAGTGAACCAACCTGCTGCTGGAAATTACTATCCTGTATGTTAGTAGACTTTAAAAatgtttgttttcctttaaaaaaTTGATCTATGAAAGAATTTGTTTTTGATATTAAAGTATCATGTCAAGAATTTTAAATATACTATTTTTCTAATCTAATTTCTGAGCTAAACTTCCCTATCGAAAATTTAACAAATATTTGTATCAAACCATTTTGAAATCTGAAGTGGTGCAGAAGTTCCTTCGCCCTACCTTTGGTTGGGGGTGGAGGTGCTTACATTTTGGGCCTTTCATATGTTTACTATGTTCTTATTTGACAAGTCTACTCGGGATTTTTGCACCTCCAAATTGTTGTGAATTTCTTATGCAcatatatttctttattttgcaTAAGAATTTCTTTCAGAGAACTCTACAAATCTTTCCCATGAAATAGCCTGTTTATTACTTACCCTGTGCAAGAGTACCTACTAGTGAtgtttattatgttattttggCTAATCCATTACAGATCAATCTTGGACTTTTCCTAAAGGACAACAGCAATGAGTTCTCAATTTTGGTTGATAGATCTGTAGGTGGATCCAGCCTTGTTGATGGCCAATTGGAGCTAATGCTTCACCGGTTTGCTCTGCTCATTTTCCATTCTGTGTTTATCGCTTTTATCATTGCAATCTTTCTTCTGTTAACTCATCACTATTTGAAGTTACCAATAGCAGAATCTCAAAGTAAACGATTTGTACATTCCTTCTTTGTAGGAGGTTACTCATGGATGATGGAAGAGGTGTTGCTGAAGCACTGAATGAAACCGTCTGTGCTCTTGGAAAATGCATGGGCTTGACTGTGAGCACCGTCACactatactttaatttgattgtgGCTTAAATTATGCCTGTAGTTATTGCTTAATATGGTTAAtgcaattttttctttattttcttgttgcAAATTCTTTGCTTAAACCTATAAGCGACAGCCAATGAAGCCTAAGAGATCGAGGATTGACATTAACATTTCTATGTTAGCATAAAAAGCTAGTAAACTTTTAAAGACCTCTTCATAATATCTTGTACATTTCTTGTTTCTCTGTATGAGAGTAAATGAAAACGCACCAACTGTACTGGAATATTGTGGATTTAAAGTTGGTTTTGTGTATATTATTGCTTTAGTTTTCTAAGCTCAAATGTCTGATATGTATCtacaattttaactttatatgaTACAGTACCATTACCATATTGTTTCCATCCTATCTTTATGCATGGCTACCCATTTTAAATTGGTTtaccttttttctttctaataaaTAACAGTAGCCCCAGCTTTCACCTTTCATGTTCTTCTGCAGCATAGATCAGTAGTGTTTGAAATATCCCCTATCCTACATTTCCATAACCTCGTTGTCTGAAACCCTTGTTTAAACAATGTACATCCCACTTGTTAAGCATGTTAACATATTTTCCCAGGTCCAAGGCAAGTACTATGTTCGGATTGATTCTCTTGGAGAGGGAGCAAAGTGGCGGCGGTCATTTGGACAGGAGATATATTCTCCTTTGCTTCTAGCTTTTACTGAGCAGGTTATGGAAATTCCAGCATTTTTCTTCACCAATGCAGCATCCCACCTAATTTTGTGTGATGTTTCATAATTACAGGATGgagataaatttaaaaaatttccaGTTCCAACCTTTACAGGGATAGATCCATCTTACAGTCTGCCTGATAATGTTGCAATAATCACCCTTCAGGTATTTAATGTCAATCAGAAGTGTTATTTAGTACATTAGAAGCAACTTCTGTGATGTAGTACTCTTATTTGTTATCTACTGGTTTACCTTTTTCTTTGGTAAATGTAGGAGCTTGAAGATCACACCGTCCTCCTCAGATTGGCTCATTTATACGAGGTTTATGAGTTCCTTCTTGTGATGATTCTATTATACATGTTTAAGTTTGGGTTCACTCATTCATTTCTTGGTCACTCGGCATTCACTGTTACAAAATAATAATGTGATTCTTTGGAGTCTTAATTGCTCCAAGTCCAAGCATTCCGAGATGATAAACTATTATGCTTTACTAGGTTGATGAGGATAAGGATCTATCCACCAAGGCAAGTGTACAATTGAAAAGATTGTTCCCAAAGAGAAAGGTAAAACAATATGCATCCATTCACCGCCTAGTTCTTGGCTGTAATTAGGAAAACAAGTTTCACTTGAATCTACCACCtccttaaaaaaatttattccaGATAAACAAGATTAAAGAGATGAGTTTATCTGCCAACcaagaaagagaagaaatggagaagaagagattaAAGTGGAAAGAAGAGGCTCCTAGTGATTCACGAGACGTGGCAAGAGGGGGACCCGTTGATCCTACAAAGCTGGTGGTAGAGCTTGCCCCAATGGAAATCCGCACCTTTGTTATTGATCTCAGCCAGAGCGTGCCAGAAGGGTAAGAAACTTAAGCCGTTTGATTGTGTTCGCCCTGTGAAAATATTGTATTAGTGGCTTTATTGTTGCAAACTTCATCATATTCTGATTTTGTTGCATTGTTTGCAGTTGGAAGTCACACATGTCTCTATGATAGCAGTACCCTGCAACAGTCCAATCCGAATCAGCAAGACATCAAAAGGGTATGAGCAGCTTGAAACCTACTTGGGACCTATTTGCCTATGTTGATATCACCTTGATGATGCAGCATTGAGTCTCTTGTTAGAAGATGTGGAATCCTTTTTGTAATGGAATGAAAACCTCTTTGGCAGAACAATAAACTTATAATTATAATGTTGAAGAGAATGATTCCATGTCTTAGCAGATCTGAAGTTTATCCGTGCGCATCTATGGTTTGTTGGCCTGGTAAAGAAAAATGCTAAAGCACTTTGACCATCTTAAATCCCCCAATAAAGATGACTGGCATATGTAGGAAAACAAGCTTTAGATATTATCCTTCCAATTTTTCCCCTTTTCGCTTTAACCATCCAGTAGTTGACAAAAAACTTTACATTTCCAGAACTCAAACCTGGATGTATAGTTAAATGCGAATGCATAACAACTATTTCACGACATCCCAAGGTGGAAAACAAAATAAGATGATAATTATCAGAATTGATGAGTGTATTTCATTAATACATTCAAATTTTCCTTGCAGAATGCTTTATACACTAAAAACTGCAGAATAATTGAGAAAATTGCAAGCTAATCGGTTCACTAACTAGCTAGCAAATGAAAGCAAAGGTTCATGGAATAGCAGTTGTGAGTTTGTAACACAAAACAATAGCCTGCTGGATGAAATATAGAAATACAAAAGGAGCATAGAAAATTGGCTGAGAAGAACAACTTAGAGTCTAATGTTGAAAGTGGTGGCTACATTGTTTCCGTGTCAATCATACAAGCTTATATCATCCCATGGCAACCGGCGGAATCCAGCAGTACTGCTTTGATTTGATCAGGATGAAAGTCTTGACCTTCTTTGCATTGCTGAGATTACACAAACAAAAACGATCATCAAAAGAAGAATTCATTTCCACAGCACATAAAATTGGCAAGGATAACAAACCAGTTGAATCACAGATCATTTAACTCTTGATGTTTTCTTCTcaaatattgatcaaaataaGCAAGAGAAAACATGCTTTCTGGATAGGGAGACTGACAGGTATACTCAATCAAGGAGGGAACAGAACAGAATCTATGCAATCATGGTGAAGCTCATTAAAGTGGTGCATAACTTACCATGAGTAATTTGGACTACCAGCTTTCTAAAAGGTTATTTCTCAGTTATCTGTTGGTAATCacattttttgtatatattattcTCTTTTAACTTATCTTCGATGTTCCTATGATAAAAAGCTTAATATGGTTTTAGGTTCTCGTTACAGAAGAATGTGCATTTGTGCCAAGACTGATGGACTTCAATTTTCTATATATGAACTTTGCTAAGCATTTTCCAATCCAAGAGCACATCACTGTAAATTAAACAGAAAAAGCAAGTACCTCAGCTCTAAAGATATCTAAGGCAAACCCATTGAAGCAGCTAATAACAGCTTGTTGGATGTCCAGTCCGAGGTTGTCAAGTGCCCTCATTGTTGAGAGTAAGAGGCCCGGTCTGCGGCTGCAAAACATATGGATATTCACAGCTCTTCCATCTCTTGCCCTTACTTCAACCTAAAAGTAAATTAAAATCTGCATTACATAATCTCAAACCAATAAAATGATGACTTTAGACTTTACTGGTAATAGAGTTCAATGCAATTAATGTGTATACCCATCTAACTAGAAACATAAGTTTGTACTATAATAAGTTTCTTCTGCATGAAATGTTCTTGTTGGTTAAAGACTTTTTACCCTTGCAGGTTGTCCAGTCGGGCTAGACAGTGGGCTTGCAAATGAACTCGGATAGAGCTCTTCCTTGATGCGGCCTGGCAGAGCTGGTCCAGTCGGTGTTAGAGGATAGAAGCTTGTTGTTTGGGTCAATGAAGAGCTAGGCGGCGTGGACTCCAGTTCATTATGCAGGTCATTGATTTTCTGCAGAAGCTCCTTTAAGTACTCGATTGCATCCCCTAAGATTGAAGCCCTGTCCATCTGTGAACATGCATATTCACAAATTGCATGCCAAGAAGAAGCTTTTGATATTAGGTAGTCAGGAAGACAAATTGGTAATACAAAATATTCTGTAAGTTTAAATTCAAGTCCAATGGTTGTTTGGAATTAAATCTCAATTAAGACACAAATGTTAACAAGCAGGTAGATAACTTTCAGCTCTAATCACCATAAGTTATGCATAAATGTATTTCACTTCATTTAGAAAGAATTTGCATGAATGCATTTCCACAAGGTAGGTGGGTAAGGTCCTATCAAAGATAACTTCCTATGTCTTGGTTTCTTAGAGCTCCAGTAAAAATGTTTCTGCATGGTAGTGCTGAGATTCAAGTACCATGTTGTTGCCATACCATAAACTTTGACATCCTAGTAAGGCATATATTTATGACCATTTACAATAACTCAAGCAGTTTGAGGACTGGTGGGACAGCACAACAAACATACTCCCATACCCACTCCCACCCCCACCCACCCCGAGAGAGGGGGAGGGGGACAAAGAAACAAATTGAAGAGATATATACAAGAGAGATTAAAACAAAGTCAATTGTATTTCATGTTACATCAAGTTAGTGATGTCTATTGTCTTGTGTGGTCCAAAATAAAAGATCCCTTTTGAAATCTTTTCATATAGTTCATGTGAGTGAATTTAATGCGACTATCAAATAGCTTTAATCCAGAAAACTTTTTTGAACTATGCATAGGACAAAGTTGCATACCTTAAGAAGAGTAAATGAAGTACATTCAAAacagaaaagaaataataacaCTGTATTTCAAtttccccttttcttttttcattctcTTGGGGAAAGGAAGCTAAAGGCTGACGATTTTGAATAACTAAAACATGTTAGAATCATATAATCATACAAGAATTCACGAGAATTTGATGTAAAAAATTTCTTACCTTACTAATCCTTGGCACAACAGACCTCAGCATGTAAAGCCTATCGTTTAGCTTCTTCCTACGTCGTCGTTCAGCCATCAAATTCTTGGCCGGAAGtccctttttctttcctttctgaTTCCCACCGGTAACGGTGCTAGTTGCATTTGAGCTATTTCCACCATTCTTAACACTATCATCCACCTTATTAGTAACATTTTCTGTAAGATCATCTGAATCATAACTCAATGTGCACCCATCAAAGCTCACATCATCAAGTTCTTCACCATTACCCCACTTTCTCTTCCTTTCACTCACGCCCTTGTTCATATCATATCCTTCTCCATTGATGGAACTCTGCCCAATATCACCACCAAAATCCCCCGAACTGCCAACATTATTATTAGCTAAGTTCTTCCTAAGAGCAGCCCTTTTCTGGAAAAGGGTTGGTTGTGCTCCAATTGAAGCAAAATTATCAAGTGGCTTTAACAACTTGGACCTATTGAGAAACAGAGAGTTCTCATTTGCAGAACCATCAACAAACCCTAGTGGACTAAACCCAGTACTACTATTTTGGGGCAAATGGGATGATGGGTATTGAGTAAATGAATTCAAATTGGGGTTACCCATTTGGTTTTGTGAGCTCAAATCATGAAACCCACCACCAGTAAGAAGAAATCCCCCTTTATTCAAACCACCCATACCTTGAGCTTCAAGAAAACCATTATCACAACCCAAATTAAAACCATAATCCAAAGGGTTGTTGTTAATGGCCTTTTGGGTCAAAAAGTAATGTACCTGAGATGGGTCAAGATTGTTGAAAACAGAAACTGAAGATGGAGAACAAGAAGATGAAGAATCCACTGGCACTGGCTGTAGAAACAAGTTGTTTTCAGCTAATTCAGTGAAATTTTGTGTGAAACAGATATTTTCAGTATGGTTTTGCATGTTGTTGTTACTGGTCATATACCAGTCTACATCTGCACCATCTAACATCGATTTGAATGTTGAAAGTGCACCCAATTCCACATCCTCTTTATTTTCAAGCTCACCATTAGCGTTATTCTCCTTGTTGGTAAAagttccttcttcttcttcttcttgtttgcCTTCCACATCCCAAACCATACTGTTCACTCTTGAGAGCATTTTTTTCCCTTTATGGTTAACTTGAATGAATGTTCAAAGGATAATGAGGCTGTTAAACGGATACAGAAAGTAATGGAAGGCAAAGGAGAAAGAAGACGTAGGCAGCAgaggaaaaaaaggaaatgGTCTTTCCAGAAATGACACTTTATAGCTTCGAATGTTACGTTTTCACTTAGGCAGCAgaggaaaaaaaggaaatgGCCTATCCCTtcatttttactttttctttaaaaGATCAATGAatcatttatctatttaaatcCATTGCACTTTTGCTATTAGATAttctttctatttctatttatttgtaaaatattttttaatttgatttcttttttttattattaattttgtcaaaaaatgACAATGTTTTTtctattataccctcaatttattaacattgaattaatatctttaaaaaatatagtgagaatatatttaaaactctatcaattaataggggtaaaatgataaactcactatacaaattattgttttcttaataggtatatcaagtcaaaatttgacaagtaaaaaagaaCGGAAGGAATACTATTTACTAATATGTTATACATTTTTCAAagcattaaatttaatatattcatAGGATAATATAGTAATATTACCTCTatgatttattatttcttaaggTGTGTGTCAAGTCAATAATAGACAATTATTGTTGAATGGAGAagtatgaaatttaagaaaaaaagtatttttaaaattgtgttttaaataagttataaatattttattaaaaataaaatgatactttaaaattaataaaaaatgtctcattatttttaaaattacataaaataaaagaatcaaataaattggGACACGAGACGTGCTAGTTTATTACTATGACccctatttttaatatagtaataAGTAATATATATTCGGCATAAATCCAAGACCATCTCAACAAGTTTGGGGCCTAAAGTCAAACTTCATAAAGAggccttattttttttagttgacatatataaattgaataattataatatactcAGTGTAATCCTACTAATGAGGTCTGAAGAGGTAGGATATATGTGAACATTATGAAGAATAAATacaaacaatataaattttaaataaaatatatataatataaagttagaataataaatctgactcaaaaatttaaaaaatttacatAATGATATCGAAATAATGTTGCgctgaatttgataatttgatattgaaatattgttgattAGTCGTAGGGCTTGAAATATGAAGAATAGGGCTTGGAAATGAAGAAGACaccaaaaattaaatttgatgtCTTTATAAACACACACTGGTAGATTTGGCATAATCTAGAAGGTTTGACCGTTTGAGAGATTTTAGAATATTCaataatgagagaataaaaatagtgaaaggagaatataaaaaagtaaaatataagaataataatgtTG
This Solanum dulcamara chromosome 8, daSolDulc1.2, whole genome shotgun sequence DNA region includes the following protein-coding sequences:
- the LOC129899612 gene encoding transcription factor ICE1-like is translated as MLSRVNSMVWDVEGKQEEEEEGTFTNKENNANGELENKEDVELGALSTFKSMLDGADVDWYMTSNNNMQNHTENICFTQNFTELAENNLFLQPVPVDSSSSCSPSSVSVFNNLDPSQVHYFLTQKAINNNPLDYGFNLGCDNGFLEAQGMGGLNKGGFLLTGGGFHDLSSQNQMGNPNLNSFTQYPSSHLPQNSSTGFSPLGFVDGSANENSLFLNRSKLLKPLDNFASIGAQPTLFQKRAALRKNLANNNVGSSGDFGGDIGQSSINGEGYDMNKGVSERKRKWGNGEELDDVSFDGCTLSYDSDDLTENVTNKVDDSVKNGGNSSNATSTVTGGNQKGKKKGLPAKNLMAERRRRKKLNDRLYMLRSVVPRISKMDRASILGDAIEYLKELLQKINDLHNELESTPPSSSLTQTTSFYPLTPTGPALPGRIKEELYPSSFASPLSSPTGQPARVEVRARDGRAVNIHMFCSRRPGLLLSTMRALDNLGLDIQQAVISCFNGFALDIFRAEQCKEGQDFHPDQIKAVLLDSAGCHGMI
- the LOC129899611 gene encoding probable alpha-mannosidase At5g13980, which codes for MKDMSKFDIWFLILMVCGLWLVEAKYMVYNTSQGIVPGKLNVHLVPHTHDDVGWLKTVDQYYVGSNNSIQGACVQNVLDSLIPALLADKNRKFIYVEQAFFQRWWRNQSPGMQSTVKQLVNSGQLEFINGGWCMHDEAATHYIDMIDQTTLGHRYIKQQFNVTPRIGWQIDPFGHSAVQAYLLGAEVGFDSLFFGRIDYQDREKRKIEKSLEVIWRGSKSLGSSTQIFSGAFPQNYEPPSGFYFEVNADSPPVQDDVNLFDYNVQERVNDFVAAALSQANITRTNHIMWTMGTDFKYQYAHTWFRNMDKLIHYVNQDGRVNALYSSPSIYTDAKYALDESWPLKTDDYFPYADRINAYWTGYFTSRPALKLYVRMMSGYYLAARQLEFFKGRSETGPTTELLADALAIAQHHDAVSGTSKQHVADDYAKRLFIGYKQAEDLVSNSLACMVESASASGCKNPRINFKQCPLLNISYCPPTEADLAPGKNLVVVVYNALGWKRTDVVRIPVVNKNVIVQDSTGKEIESQLLPIVKASIAIRNYYATAYVGESPTSSPKYWLVFTATVPPLGFSSYVITSGKQAVAASIPQTFYKTDGSQSGAVEVGPGNLKLLYSANGGKFTQYFNKRNQVRSSLEQSFSYYSADDGSKDDYKDIQASGAYVFRPNGSFPIHPEGKVPVTILRGPLLDEVHQNINSWIYQITRVYKEKEHIEVEFTVGPIPIDNGIGKELVTQIQTDIKSNKTFYTDSNGRDFLKRIRDYRADWDLQVNQPAAGNYYPINLGLFLKDNSNEFSILVDRSVGGSSLVDGQLELMLHRRLLMDDGRGVAEALNETVCALGKCMGLTVQGKYYVRIDSLGEGAKWRRSFGQEIYSPLLLAFTEQDGDKFKKFPVPTFTGIDPSYSLPDNVAIITLQELEDHTVLLRLAHLYEVDEDKDLSTKASVQLKRLFPKRKINKIKEMSLSANQEREEMEKKRLKWKEEAPSDSRDVARGGPVDPTKLVVELAPMEIRTFVIDLSQSVPEGWKSHMSL